A segment of the Actinomyces sp. oral taxon 171 str. F0337 genome:
TGGCCCTGAGGGGACCTCGGGGACGGTCAGGCCGGCGGCGGCCAGGGCGTTGCGGGCGGCGTGCTCGGCGGCGATGCGCTCGACGTGCGGGATCTGGGCGGTCAGGTCCGCCTCCGGTGAGACGCCGTCGACCAGGTGAAGACTGTCCTCCTCACCGTCCTCGGGAATCGTCTCGTTCCAGGTGGCCACCCCGATGGCGAGGTAGACCGGTGCGACGCCGAACTGGCGGGCCAGGACGTCGGTTCGCGCCGAGACCTCGCGCAGGGACTGGCGGGCCTCGCCCAGCGCGTTGCGCTCGCGCACGATGCTGGACAGGTTGGTGGGGCGGCCGGCGTAGAGCTGAGCCAGGCCGGAGGGGTGCGCGGCGGTGAGGTCGACGACGCCGTCGAGCATGGTGATGTCATCCAGGCTCGCCACACCCCCCAGGTCCACGAGCTGGCCGCGCCAGGCGGACAGGGCCGCGTCAATGCGCTCGCGCCGCTCGACGTCGGTCGCGCTCAGCGGCGGTGCGGGAGCGGGGCGCACGGGGCTGGGAGGTGCAGGCTCGGTGGCGGGCTCGGGCTTGCTCGGCGCCGCGGCCAAGGCTCCCAGGTCCGCGGCAAAACGCCGCCGGCTCGCGGTTTGATCTGATCCGGCCGAAGTTCTGGCACCCTTACGCTCATCCTCCCGGAGGGCAGCATCGCGCCGTCTGCGGCCGAAGGAGAAGAACGAAGGCGTCATATGCTCAAGATATAGGCCGATCGACTCTTGAGCGTGGAGACGCACCGCGGCGTGGCACGCCCCATGGGCCCACGCCGGCACGTGCTGATCGGCATCGGCCGGCGCTCGATGCGTCTCCGGCCACCGTGCAGGAACGCCGACCGGACCCGCTGGTGTCAGTGCCCTCGATTGGATTCGAACCAACGACACCCGCTTTAGGAGAGCGGTGCTCTATCCCCTGAGCTACGAGGGCCTGGGCGGAAGACTACCAGCGGATCGCCCCGCCCATGACCACTCGGGCTTCGGGGTGGCGCCGTGGCGAGTGAAGGCGGGCTCGCCGCGGCGGGTGGAGCCTCAGGCCCGACCCCACGGCGTGGAGGTGCGCGAGGTGCGCCGCTCCCCCTTGGCGTGGTGCGTGGGTGCGACCAGCACGGGGCACGAGGCGTGAGACAGGACGGCCTGGCTGGTGGAGCCCAGCAGCAGTCCGGAGAAGCCCCCGCGTCCACGCGAGCCGACGACGATGAGGTCCACGGCGGTGGAGAACTCGGCCAGGAGCTCGGCCGGGTTGCCGTCCAGGGCGTGACGGCGCACTGTGACGCCCTCGTGGCCCTCGAGGGCCTCGTTGATGGCGCGGTCCAGCCCGGAGCGGACGTCGACCAGGACCTGCTCGCGGTCGACGGCGGCCGGCAGCCAGGCGAGCGCCCCGGCCCCGGAGGCCATCGGCACGGCGGCGATGGCGGTGAGCTCGGCGCCCCACGCCTCCGCCTCGGCCACGGCCCACTTGAGGGCCCTGCGGGCCGAGGAGGATCCGTCGACGCCGACGACGATGCGGCGTACCGGCGTGTAGTCGGCGCCCTCATGGTGCTGGGGTACGACGACGGCCGGGCAGTGGCTGTGCGCGGGCAGGGCGGAGGAGACAGTGCCCAGGAGCCGGTCGGCGAAGCCGCCGCCTCCCCGAGTGCCGACGACGGCCAGCGTCGCCTCCTCGGAGAGGTCGACGAGGACCCCGGCCGGGTCCCCGGTCTCCAGGGAGGAGGTGACGGTGACGCCGGACTTCTTGACGCGCTCAACGGCCTCGTCGATGACGGCCTGGGCCCCGGACCTGATGGCCGAGTCGTCAAGCGCCGCGTAGCCGCCGTCAAGGGAGGCGGTGGTGAAGGAGGGCAGGGAGTAGGCGCACAGGATGTGGACGCGCCAGCCCTGGCACTCAGCGCGCGCCACAGCCCAGTCCACTGCCGCCAGGGACTCGGGTGAACCATCGACTCCGACGAGGACGACGTTGTCATCAGTCATGGGATCTGCCCTTTCTCGAGATCACGGTCTACGACCCAAGGAACATTCTGCCCCGAAAAGGGGTGTGGGGACCACCACATGACGAGGTTGTCCTCGTTTTGCTCCCATGACACGCCCCGACGACCAACTCCACCCCTCCTCCTGACACGCCGTGAGGGGTGGGCGCCTCATGGCGCCCACCCCTCACGGTCAGGACTTCAGCGTCTGGGATCAGCCGACGCGGACGAAGCTCGGGGAGCCCCAGATGTCACGGTAGACCACACCGGTGGACTCGTCACCGGCGTCGATGACCTTGCCGTCACCGGCGTAGATGCCGACGTGACCGGGCCAGGTGACGAGGTCGCCGGGCTGGGCCTCAGCGGCGGACACCTGGGTGCCGGCCACGGCCTGCTCGCCGGAGGTGCGGGGCAGGTTGATGCCGACCTGGGCGTACACGTAGGAGGTGAAGCCGGAGCAGTCGAAGGCGCTCGGGCCGGAGGCGCCCCACACATAGGGGGAGCCCACGTACTGCATGGCGATGGCCACGACAGAGGAGTTGGAGGTGCTGGCGGGCGCGGAGGCCTGGGCGGTCTGAGCGGCCTGCGCGTCGGCGGCAGCGGTGTCAGCACCCTGGTCGGCAGCAGCCGGGGCGGCAGCCTCGGGGGCCTGCTGCTCGGCCGGAGCGGCCTGCTCAGCAGGGGCCTCGGGAGCGGCGGGCGTCTCCGGGGCGGCAGGAGCGGCGGGGGCGACAGCCTCCACCTGCGGGGCGGCCTCGGTGACCCAGTTGGCCTGGGCGATGGTGATCTGCTGGCGGGCGGCCAGGGCCTCGCGGGCGTTGGCGGCGAGGATGCCCACTCCGGGGGTCACACCGGAAGCCTCAATGGTGCCGGAGGAGGTGACCTCGCTGTGACCGGCGGCGTTGGCTCCCGAAGCGATCATGGTCAGGGCGAGGCCGGACGAAGCGGCAACAGCCAGACCGCGGCGCGCGGTGGGAGCAAAGTCATCCAGTGGGGTAAGGGCGCGGGTGGCTTTGCGGTGACGTGCGGTGGTGCGTGAGGACATGAATGCTTTCTCCTGTTGAGCCGACGAGGTGAGCTGTCGGGTTCGGACTGGAGACGTCCGGCCCGCAGACGCGGGCTTCACCCCAAGGCCGCCTCGGCTGTTCGCCTCAGCGGCCGGTAGTTGGTTCCCCCGTTCCTGCCACTTGAGTTGTTGGTTCCACGTGCCTCAGATCGAGTGGCAGGACTAAGCCCCGATCCGAGACGTCACCGAGACGGTTGTCTGCGGCAACGACCTGAACGCTACATGACAGACCCTCACTTCGTCACGGCCAGGTGTCGCACACTGTTGTGAGCCGAAGCACTTTGGAGCGCTTCTCGCTTTTCTCCATATTGCTCCAGGGACGTCGGTCCATCTGAGCCCCCGCAACTGAAACCGAAAATGCTCAGCATTCTGCGGAAAAATCACACACACCTCGACAGGGCCCCAACACAGGCCCTCCGTCTCGACACCTGTGAGACACCTCAGGGAGGACGACTGCACGACCATCGCCCGGACTGCGAGGCAGCACCTCACGTCTCGCATTCTGAAACGAGGGTCACCTCCCCCAATCCCCTGCCTGCACAGAGTATTTTCAGGTTTTCTTGAGAGTTCTGGCAGGGAGGCTGAGCGCCGTCGCTCAGCGCCGGACGAAGAGGTGTCGGGCGACGTCGTCGCCCAGGACGACGGGGTCACCGGAGGACCCGACGAGCCGCACCCCGCCGGCGCTGACACGCAGCTCCACCTCGGCTCCGGCGACGATCTCCGCGTCCTCGAGGCCGGCGATGATCTCCGCATCGGCCTGGATCGGCTCCCCGATGCGGCTGATGACAGCCGTGACGGTCTCACGGCCGGCGAAGCGGTCCGCGCTGACCTCATCGGCAGAGGGTCGCGGGTGCTCCGCGGTCCGCGGCGGGACAGGGTTGCCGAAGGGGTCGGTGGAGACGTCGTCGAGGATGACGGCGAGGCGCTCCTCGACCTGCTCGCTCATGACGTGCTCCCAGCGGCAGGCCTCCTCGTGGACGAATCGGCGCTCGATGCCGATGACGTCCAGCAGCAGCCTTTCAGCGAGCCGGTGCTTGCGGATCACGTCGGTGGCGCGTCTGCGTCCCTCATCAGTGAGCTCGAGGGAGCGGTCATCGGCGACCTTGATGAGGCCGTCACGCTCCATGCGCGCCACCGTCTGGGAGACCGTGGGGCCCGAGTGGTCGAGACGCTCGACGATGCGGGCGCGCAGCGGCGGAACGCCGTCCTCCTCAAGCTCATAGACGGTCTTGAGGTACATCTCGGTGGTGTCGATCAGCTCGGTCATGGGGGTGGGCTCCTGCTTGAGGTGGGTTACCGCGGCTATTCGATGCCTTCGGAAGGGCTCGCTCACCGAACCGCGTTCCTTGACAGGATAGGCGGCATCCTGTGATGTGGGCCAGCACCACCTGAAAGCGCGCCGATCCTCGGCTGGGGAGTCCTCCCCAGTGTCTCGGAGATGCGCCACGGGTAGCGTACGTATTACTCGCTCGGCGGCATGTGCGGCCCGGTCAAGCGGTAGTTGAGTGACATGAGCCGGCGTCGGTCGGTGCTAGTCGACATCAGTCAGCGTCAGTCAGCGTCAGCCGTCGCCACGGGTCCCCGGTTGCCGGGTCTGCGGCGGCTTCGGTGCAGACCTGAGGTAGGGGCGGGTGGAGGAGTAGTGCAGGGACAGGTTCCAGTGCCTGTAGCTCCAGGCGGCGGCCACCAGCGCAGTGAGGACAGCGCTCAGGCCGCCGACCGCGATCGCGATACGCGGCCCCCAGGCGTCGGCCACCCAGCCGATGAGCGGGGCGCCGACCGGCGTCGACCCCAGGAAGAACATCATGTAGATGCTGAGGACCCGCCCACGCATGGACGGCTCGGTGGTCATCTGAACGGTCTGGTTGGCGCTGGTCAGGAGGGTGAGCACGCACAGGCCCACCGGGATGGTCATGACCATGAAGGTCGGGTAGGTGGGCATGACGGCCAGCAGGAGGGTGAACACTCCCAGGGCGAGGGCCGCCACCACGACGGTTCGGGGGCGGGGGTTGCGGCGCCTGGCCGCCCACAGGGCCCCGGAGAGGGAGCCGACGGCAAAGACTGAGGAGACGGTGCCGTAGGCGTCGGACTCCAGGTGGAAGACGGTGCGCACCATCGCGGCCATGGTGACCTGGAAGTTGAGGGTGAGCATGGAGACAACGGCGACCACCGCGATGATGACGACGAGGTCCGTACGGCCGCGCAGGTAGGCCAGGCCCTCGCGGAGCTGGCCGGCGCCGCGGCGGGCGCGGGGCATGTCCACGAGCTCGCTCACGCGCATGGCGGCCAGCGCCGCGGCCGGGAAGACGAAGGTGGCGGCGTTGACGGCGAAGACCCAGCCCGCGCCGACCCAGGTGATGACGACGCCGGCGAGGGCCGGCCCCAGAAGGCGGGCGGCGTTGAAGGAGGCGGAGTTGAGGCCCACCGCGTTGGACAGGTGCTCGGCGGGCACCATCCGGGCCACGAAGGTCTGGCGGGCGGGGGCGTCGTAGGCGGCGGCGACACCCGTGAGGAAGGCGGCCAGGTAGACGTGCCACAGGCGGGCGGTACCGGCCAGGACGTCGACGGCGAGGACGGCGGAGACCAGCCCCATGGCGCTCTGGGTGAGGATGAGGAACTTGCGCTGGTCGACCCGGTCGGCGACGAGGCCGGCGTGCGCGGACAGCAGCAGCATGGGGAGGAACTGCAGAGCCGTGGTCAGACCGGTGGCGGAGGCGGAGTCGTCGGTGAGGACGCGCAGCACCAGCCAGTCCTGAGCCACGCGCTGCATCCAGGTTCCGGTGTTGGCCACGAGGGCGGACAGGAACCAGATCCGGTAGTTGTGGAATCTCAAGGAGGCGAAGAGGCCACCACCGGGGCGGCGCAGTGAGGTCGTGCGAGTCATGTCCTGAAGTGGTGAAGACGTGGGGCGGGTTGACGAGTGTCAGGGGTGGTGCCGGACGGTGCCGCCCAGGCGACGAACGCCCCGTCTGAGAAGGGTAGCCCTAGGGGCGTCAACGATTCCCTGTGGTGGGCACTACCCCTGACGACGGCGAAGGAAACGGGATTGCGGGAAAACCGCCCCTCTTCCAACCGGTTGATAACAAACTGGTCACACCACTGACCGTCGCGTGAGAGAGGGGTCGGCGTTGAACGATAACGGCCAGGGATACGTGCCGGTCTCGCGCGGCCAGGGGCCAGAGCAGGAGCGATGGCCCCGGGGACAGCATGCGGCTCCGGAGTGGCCACGACAGGGACGGCATGCGGCACCGGCGCCGCCCAGCGGGAGCGTCCCCGCCGAGGAGGGACCTGCCGCTCTTGGGGCGCCAAGGCCGGTCCCGCCGGCCGCACCGGGCGGCACCTCCCCGTACCCGTCTGTTCCGGGTGGACTCACGGCAGAACCTCCGGTGGGAGCCGCGGAGGCCGGCCGGTCCGCCGCCCCAGCGCCTGGGGAGCAGGGTCCTGGTGGCCATGGCCATGCGTCGGATGCG
Coding sequences within it:
- a CDS encoding universal stress protein — encoded protein: MTDDNVVLVGVDGSPESLAAVDWAVARAECQGWRVHILCAYSLPSFTTASLDGGYAALDDSAIRSGAQAVIDEAVERVKKSGVTVTSSLETGDPAGVLVDLSEEATLAVVGTRGGGGFADRLLGTVSSALPAHSHCPAVVVPQHHEGADYTPVRRIVVGVDGSSSARRALKWAVAEAEAWGAELTAIAAVPMASGAGALAWLPAAVDREQVLVDVRSGLDRAINEALEGHEGVTVRRHALDGNPAELLAEFSTAVDLIVVGSRGRGGFSGLLLGSTSQAVLSHASCPVLVAPTHHAKGERRTSRTSTPWGRA
- a CDS encoding C40 family peptidase; the protein is MSSRTTARHRKATRALTPLDDFAPTARRGLAVAASSGLALTMIASGANAAGHSEVTSSGTIEASGVTPGVGILAANAREALAARQQITIAQANWVTEAAPQVEAVAPAAPAAPETPAAPEAPAEQAAPAEQQAPEAAAPAAADQGADTAAADAQAAQTAQASAPASTSNSSVVAIAMQYVGSPYVWGASGPSAFDCSGFTSYVYAQVGINLPRTSGEQAVAGTQVSAAEAQPGDLVTWPGHVGIYAGDGKVIDAGDESTGVVYRDIWGSPSFVRVG
- a CDS encoding metal-dependent transcriptional regulator — its product is MTELIDTTEMYLKTVYELEEDGVPPLRARIVERLDHSGPTVSQTVARMERDGLIKVADDRSLELTDEGRRRATDVIRKHRLAERLLLDVIGIERRFVHEEACRWEHVMSEQVEERLAVILDDVSTDPFGNPVPPRTAEHPRPSADEVSADRFAGRETVTAVISRIGEPIQADAEIIAGLEDAEIVAGAEVELRVSAGGVRLVGSSGDPVVLGDDVARHLFVRR
- a CDS encoding MFS transporter → MTRTTSLRRPGGGLFASLRFHNYRIWFLSALVANTGTWMQRVAQDWLVLRVLTDDSASATGLTTALQFLPMLLLSAHAGLVADRVDQRKFLILTQSAMGLVSAVLAVDVLAGTARLWHVYLAAFLTGVAAAYDAPARQTFVARMVPAEHLSNAVGLNSASFNAARLLGPALAGVVITWVGAGWVFAVNAATFVFPAAALAAMRVSELVDMPRARRGAGQLREGLAYLRGRTDLVVIIAVVAVVSMLTLNFQVTMAAMVRTVFHLESDAYGTVSSVFAVGSLSGALWAARRRNPRPRTVVVAALALGVFTLLLAVMPTYPTFMVMTIPVGLCVLTLLTSANQTVQMTTEPSMRGRVLSIYMMFFLGSTPVGAPLIGWVADAWGPRIAIAVGGLSAVLTALVAAAWSYRHWNLSLHYSSTRPYLRSAPKPPQTRQPGTRGDG